In Nicotiana tabacum cultivar K326 chromosome 11, ASM71507v2, whole genome shotgun sequence, a single window of DNA contains:
- the LOC107812359 gene encoding uncharacterized protein LOC107812359: protein MAGWLMNNQKLSPMGLIKDEMAMNYMFGQKSNLDLMQNCDLPPPLKVFSGPDKTVLSPTNNVWRVIEEDDHKEANIEPKQELGSDRFELLKALRRSQTRAREAERKCQALHKEKDALSNFLIEESARSRAYKNWIKVLELQILQLKTQQQQQLQQVDRLHKTKEDEDKNAANGVTWFMAVALCLGIAAIGCRYLL from the coding sequence ATGGCAGGTTGGTTGATGAATAACCAAAAGTTAAGTCCTATGGGTTTGATCAAAGATGAAATGGCCATGAATTACATGTTTGGCCAAAAATCTAATCTTGATCTTATGCAAAATTGTGACTTGCCTCCACCTCTCAAGGTATTTTCTGGCCCTGATAAAACAGTGCTATCACCGACGAATAACGTATGGAGGGTGATAGAGGAGGATGATCACAAGGAGGCGAATATAGAGCCTAAACAAGAACTGGGGAGTGACAGGTTCGAGCTGCTAAAGGCTTTGAGACGATCACAAACACGAGCAAGAGAAGCAGAGAGGAAGTGCCAAGCACTGCATAAAGAAAAAGATGCACTATCGAATTTTCTGATAGAAGAATCAGCACGATCGCGAGCTTATAAGAATTGGATCAAAGTTCTTGAGTTACAAATCCTGCAGTTAAAAacacaacagcagcagcagctgCAACAGGTTGATAGATTGCACAAGACAAAAGAGGATGAAGATAAGAATGCTGCAAATGGTGTAACATGGTTTATGGCTGTTGCATTATGTTTAGGCATAGCTGCAATTGGCTGCAGATACCTGCTTTAA
- the LOC107821472 gene encoding ATP-dependent RNA helicase DEAH11, chloroplastic — protein MQRRISPSPAVTQPRYGFHRNQPMRYRFDRPPEKPIQKPPNFIVQLCSTHRVLTRPQLNSLISKLPFTPQNSFVFSSGFVVGTLLYEQWNQALDVTVELWKLKLKSEHFYIPFVKENIEVSSDKEELNNSLKGVFLDHLYGILDGVLVQKWEQKLGFLMNEIDGVSSLLRKHNRIGVYSDLCKKKKGLEAERDLIKLRIDEFKNGIKCIIQYLEEEEKGFVENEEGFRVLKFGGEEFDWDRIHCLMMRECRRLDDGLPIFAFRQQILKQIHCQQVTVLVGETGSGKSTQLVQFLADSGIAGNGSMICTQPRKLAANSLSRRVREESQGCYDDNSVTCNPSYSSCQQFDSKIMFMTDHCLLQHYMGDKTLSKISCIIVDEAHERSLNTDLLLALIKNLLHQRFDLRLIIMSATVNADQLADYFFGCGTFHVAGRTFPVDIKYVPCESDVHPAVGAIAPYVHDVIKMVTEIHRTEGEGAILAFLTSQSEVEWACDKFQAPLAIVLPLHGKLSYDDQNRVFLSYPGRRKVIFTTNLAETSLTIPGVKYVVDSGVVKESRFEPGTGMNVLRICSVSQSSANQRAGRAGRTEPGKCYRLYSQSDFEGMPCHQEPEICKVHLGVAVLRILALGIKNVQDFDFVDAPSPKAIEMATRNLVQLGAVTQRDDDTYVLTAEGRKLVKLGIEPRLGKMILGCFDQRMGREGVVLAAVMANSSSIFCRVGSEGDKLKSDRLKVQFCHPNGDLFTLLSVYREWEAVSREKKNSWCWDNSINAKSMRRCQETVQELEACLQNELNMIIASYWQWDPQVHTKHDEVLQSIILSSLAENVAMYSGYDQLGYEVALTGKCVQLHPACSLLNFAQRPRWVVFGEVLAATYEYLVCVTSFEFSSLHSLNPAPLFDFLKMDAQKLEKKVLTGFGVMLLKRFCGKSNCNINNLVTSIRTTYVDDRIGIQVNVDDNEVLLYASSRHMKSVTCCVNDALEYESKLLQNECLEKCLFSGGSAASASIALFGAGAMIKHLELEKRCLTVDIFHSNGNAIDDKELLMFLERSTSGSICAVYKSSGMGQDSEENKWGRVTFLTPDAAKQAAFLDQVEFNGGFLKVVPSRSSMHGSDQKMFRSALRAKVQWPRKYSRGLAFLKCDPSDVAFMINDFSDLMIGERIIRCEPSNKYPDNLVISGIDKEISEAEILEVLRASTNRRVLDLFLVRGTAVEDPPVATCEEALRKVISPFMPNRIPYVNSVRVQVFQPEPKDAYTRAAITFDGSLHLEAAKALEQIDGKVLPGCLSWQKIICQQLFHSSVSCPAPVYHVIRNQLDSLLASLRRRNGVECNLVRNDNGSYRVKISAIATKVVAEMRRPLEQLMKGKIVDHMDITPTVVQLLFSREGTNIMNRIQRETGTYILFDKHNLLVRIFGSSDNVDRAQQRLIDSLLELHESKQLEVHLRGQHLPPDLMKRVVQTFGPDLNGLKEKVPGAEFSLNTKRHCICINGSKDLKQKVEDLICEISQRSGLPTQTTGDEADCPVCLCELEDPYRLEACAHLFCRSCLLEQCESAIKSREGFPVCCMRQGCREPILLADLKSLLSSDKLEELFRASLGAFVAANGGTYRFCPSPDCPSIYRVADPGMVGEPFVCGACFVETCTRCHLEYHPYLSCEMYQEFKNDPDSSLKEWSKGKENVKKCPVCSFTIEKIDGCNHIECRCGKHVCWVCLEFFDSSENCYGHLRNIHLSIT, from the exons ATGCAAAGACGAATTTCGCCTTCACCGGCGGTGACCCAACCCCGATATGGGTTTCACCGGAATCAGCCTATGCGTTACCGGTTCGACCGGCCACCGGAAAAACCGATACAAAAACCGCCCAATTTCATAGTCCAACTCTGTTCAACTCACAGGGTTCTCACCAGGCCACAACTAAACTCTCTAATTTCAAAATTACCATTCACTCCTCAAAACTCCTTTGTGTTTTCCTCCGGTTTCGTCGTCGGAACCCTACTGTACGAGCAGTGGAACCAGGCGTTAGACGTGACGGTTGAATTATGGAAGCTAAAGTTAAAAAGTGAGCATTTTTATATCCCGTTTGTTAAAGAAAATATTGAGGTTTCATCTGATAAAGAGGAGTTGAATAATAGTTTAAAGGGTGTTTTTTTAGACCATTTGTATGGGATTCTTGATGGGGTTTTAGTGCAAAAATGGGAGCAAAAGTTGGGTTTTTTAATGAATGAAATTGATGGGGTTTCAAGTTTGTTAAGGAAACATAATAGGATTGGAGTTTATAGTGATTTGTGTAAGAAAAAGAAGGGTCTTGAAGCTGAGAGGGATTTGATTAAATTAAGGATTGATGAGTTTAAGAATGGGATTAAATGTATTATTCAATATTTAGAGGAGGAGGAAAAGGGATTTGTTGAGAACGAGGAGGGATTTAGGGTGTTAAAATTTGGCGGGGAAGAATTTGATTGGGATAGAATTCATTGTTTGATGATGAGAGAATGTAGAAGGCTTGATGATGGCTTGCCTATTTTTGCTTTCAGGCAGCAGATTCTTAAGCAAATTCATTGCCAACAG GTGACGGTTTTGGTTGGAGAGACTGGATCAGGAAAGAGTACACAATTAGTGCAGTTCCTTGCTGATTCAGGAATAGCTGGCAATGGTTCTATGATTTGCACTCAGCCTCGGAAACTTGCTGCCAACTCTTTATCAAGGAGGGTTAGAGAGGAAAGCCAGGGGTGTTATGATGATAATTCAGTTACCTGCAATCCATCATATTCGTCTTGTCAACAGTTTGATTCAAAGATAATGTTTATGACAGATCACTGCCTACTACAGCACTATATGGGTGACAAGACTTTGTCCAAGATTTCATGCATCATAGTCGATGAGgcacatgaaagaagcctaaacACTGATCTTCTTTTAGCATTGATAAAGAACCTACTTCATCAGAGGTTTGATCTGAGGCTTATTATTATGTCTGCCACCGTTAATGCAGACCAGCTTGCAGATTACTTCTTTGGTTGTGGAACTTTCCATGTGGCGGGTAGAACTTTCCCGGTTGATATTAAGTATGTCCCCTGTGAATCTGATGTCCATCCTGCTGTAGGTGCAATTGCCCCTTATGTCCACGATGTTATCAAGATGGTGACTGAGATACATAGAACGGAGGGAGAGGGAGCTATTCTAGCATTCTTGACATCTCAGAGTGAAGTTGAGTGGGCTTGTGACAAGTTTCAAGCACCTCTGGCCATTGTTTTACCTTTACATGGCAAATTATCTTATGATGACCAAAACCGAGTGTTTCTCTCCTATCCAGGGAGGAGAAAGGTAATATTCACCACAAATCTTGCCGAGACATCACTGACAATTCCCGGTGTCAAATATGTTGTTGATTCTGGTGTGGTTAAAGAAAGCAGGTTTGAACCTGGCACCGGCATGAATGTTCTCAGGATATGTAGCGTGAGCCAAAGTTCCGCTAACCAGAGAGCTGGTCGTGCAGGGAGAACTGAACCTGGAAAGTGTTACAGGCTATACTCTCAAAGTGATTTTGAGGGAATGCCTTGTCATCAGGAACCTGAAATTTGCAAAGTTCATCTTGGTGTTGCAGTGCTGAGGATTCTTGCATTAGGTATCAAGAATGTCCAGGATTTTGATTTTGTTGATGCACCTAGCCCCAAAGCTATCGAGATGGCCACCCGAAATCTGGTTCAACTCGGAGCTGTTACACAGAGAGATGATGATACATATGTATTAACTGCAGAAGGACGAAAACTGGTCAAGTTGGGTATTGAACCTAGGTTGGGCAAAATGATCCTCGGTTGCTTTGATCAACGTATGGGTAGAGAAGGTGTTGTGCTTGCTGCTGTCATGGCAAATTCCAGCAGCATTTTCTGTAGGGTTGGCTCCGAAGGAGACAAGCTAAAATCTGATCGCCTTAAGGTGCAATTTTGCCATCCAAATGGTGACCTCTTTACTTTATTATCTGTTTACAGGGAATGGGAGGCTGTGTCTAGGGAAAAGAAGAATAGCTGGTGCTGGGATAATAGTATCAATGCCAAATCCATGAGAAGATGCCAGGAGACTGTGCAGGAACTGGAAGCCTGTCTTCAAAACGAACTAAATATGATCATTGCCAGTTACTGGCAATGGGATCCTCAAGTTCATACCAAGCATGACGAAGTTTTGCAGAGTATAATTCTTTCTTCCCTTGCGGAAAATGTTGCTATGTACTCAGGTTATGATCAGCTTGGTTATGAGGTTGCACTAACTGGGAAGTGTGTCCAACTACATCCTGCTTGTTCGCTTCTGAATTTTGCCCAACGGCCACGTTGGGTAGTTTTTGGGGAAGTCCTTGCAGCAACTTATGAATATCTGGTCTGTGTTACTTCATTTGAGTTCAGTTCTCTTCATAGCCTCAATCCTGCTCCTTTGTTTGATTTTCTGAAGATGGATGCCCAAAAGCTAGAAAAGAAGGTTTTGACAGGCTTCGGAGTCATGCTACTCAAAAGATTCTGTGGAAAATCTAACTGTAACATTAATAATCTTGTCACTAGCATCAGAACTACTTATGTGGATGACAGGATAGGCATTCAAGTCAATGTTGATGACAATGAGGTTCTTTTATATGCTTCTTCAAGACACATGAAGAGTGTTACCTGCTGCGTAAATGATGCCCTAGAGTATGAAAGTAAGTTGTTGCAGAACGAATGTTTAGAGAAATGCCTATTCAGTGGAGGTTCGGCAGCTTCAGCCTCTATTGCCCTCTTTGGAGCTGGTGCTATGATAAAGCATTTGGAGCTTGAGAAGAGATGTTTGACTGTGGACATATTTCATTCAAATGGAAATGCGATCGATGATAAGGAACTGCTGATGTTTCTGGAGAGATCCACGTCTGGTAGTATTTGTGCGGTGTATAAGTCCTCTGGGATGGGCCAGGACAGTGAGGAGAACAAGTGGGGCAGGGTGACATTTCTTACCCCTGATGCTGCAAAACAAGCTGCATTCTTAGATCAAGTGGAATTCAATGGTGGCTTTCTGAAAGTAGTTCCGTCTAGGAGCAGCATGCATGGCAGTGATCAAAAGATGTTCCGGTCAGCTCTCAGAGCTAAAGTCCAATGGCCTCGTAAATACAGTAGAGGATTAGCCTTTTTAAAATGCGACCCAAGTGATGTTGCATTTATGATAAATGACTTCTCTGACCTGATGATTGGTGAAAGAATTATCCGTTGTGAGCCAAGCAATAAGTATCCTGACAACTTGGTCATTTCTGGAATTGATAAGGAGATTTCTGAGGCAGAGATACTTGAGGTGTTGAGGGCATCAACAAATAGGAGAGTTCTGGATTTGTTCTTGGTGAGAGGAACTGCTGTAGAAGATCCTCCAGTAGCTACTTGTGAAGAAGCACTTAGGAAAGTAATATCTCCCTTCATGCCTAATAGGATTCCATATGTTAACTCTGTTCGTGTCCAGGTCTTCCAGCCGGAACCAAAGGATGCTTACACAAGAGCAGCTATCACTTTTGACGGAAGTCTTCATCTTGAAGCAGCCAAGGCTTTGGAGCAAATTGATGGCAAGGTATTGCCTGGATGCCTTTCCTGGCAGAAAATAATATGTCAGCAACTGTTTCACAGCTCTGTTTCCTGTCCTGCGCCAGTTTATCATGTTATCAGGAACCAGCTGGATTCCTTACTTGCTAGCCTCCGACGAAGAAATG GTGTGGAATGCAACCTCGTGAGAAATGATAACGGTTCCTATAGAGTTAAGATATCTGCCATTGCTACAAAAGTTGTGGCAGAGATGAGAAGGCCATTGGAGCAACTTATGAAAGGCAAGATTGTAGATCACATGGACATTACTCCAACAGTTGTTCAACTTCTCTTCTCTCGCGAAGGAACTAACATTATGAACAGGATTCAGCGGGAGACAGGAACCTATATTCTTTTTGACAAGCATAACCTACTTGTACGAATCTTTGGCTCTTCAGATAATGTTGATAGGGCGCAGCAGAGATTAATAGATTCCCTTCTGGAGCTACATGAAAGCAAGCAACTTGAAGTTCATCTTCGTGGACAACATTTACCTCCTGACCTGATGAAAAGAGTTGTTCAGACGTTTGGACCAGATCTTAATGGCCTTAAAGAAAAGGTGCCTGGGGCAGAATTCTCTCTGAACACAAAGCGCCATTGCATCTGTATCAATGGTAGTAAAGACTTGAAGCAAAAAGTTGAGGACTTAATCTGTGAAATTTCTCAAAGAAGCGGTCTACCAACTCAAACGACGGGAGATGAGGCTGACTGTCCTGTTTGCTTGTGTGAACTGGAGGATCCTTATAGACTTGAAGCTTGTGCTCATTTATTCTGTCGGTCATGCTTGCTAGAGCAATGTGAGTCCGCGATCAAAAGCCGGGAAGGTTTCCCCGTCTGCTGTATGCGTCAAGGTTGTAGGGAACCCATTTTGCTTGCTGATTTGAAGTCGCTATTGTCGAGTGACAAGTTGGAGGAACTTTTCAGGGCTTCATTGGGGGCTTTTGTGGCAGCCAATGGGGGTACCTACCGCTTTTGCCCCTCACCCGATTGCCCTTCAATTTATCGTGTTGCGGATCCTGGTATGGTTGGTGAACCTTTTGTCTGTGGTGCATGCTTTGTGGAGACGTGTACTAGATGCCACCTCGAGTATCATCCATACCTTTCATGTGAGATGTACCAGGAGTTTAAAAACGATCCCGATTCCTCTCTAAAGGAATGGTCCAAGGGGAAAGAGAATGTCAAGAAATGTCCAGTTTGCAGCTTTACAATTGAGAAGATAGACGGCTGCAATCATATCGAGTGTAGGTGCGGGAAACATGTTTGCTGGGTTTGCTTGGAGTTCTTCGACAGCAGTGAGAATTGCTATGGCCATTTGAGGAATATTCACCTTTCCATTACGTGA
- the LOC142166492 gene encoding uncharacterized protein LOC142166492 gives MAPSSDDGSTTVDRGNTFTRTGNTVLTDSSHPFYLHPSDSPGIVFVNSIFGRKSYGDWRRAIVIALSAINKIGFIDGSIKEPDSNSPSFKAWNRCNDMVISSLLNSLSKDIVDSVLYSKTAMDIWTELEARFGQCNGAQLYRLQKELSEMIQGSSDMASYYTKMKKIWDELDTTCVHYSCDCTCGGKAKTLKPLQDGRLIQFLIGLNETYGALRSSILMLSSLPTVNQAYSLLIQDETQREIYIGVHSVESAFMASQQQFHSQKNREGKFKGTLNANKSNMFFNYCKKLGHTIDKCYRIVGFPPDFKFTKSKKY, from the coding sequence ATGGCACCTTCATCAGATGATGGAAGCACTACTGTTGACAGAGGAAACACTTTTACTCGAACTGGTAACACAGTTCTTACTGATTCTTCACATCCTTTTTATCTCCATCCTTCAGATTCTCCTGGAATAGTTTTTGTTAACTCTATTTTTGGTAGAAAAAGCTATGGAGATTGGAGAAGAGCCATAGTGATTGCTCTTTCAGCTATAAACAAAATAGGTTTCATTGATGGAAGCATCAAAGAACCAGATTCAAACTCTCCTTCTTTCAAGGCATGGAATAGGTGTAatgacatggtcatttcctcgcTCCTTAACTCTCTTTCAAAAGACATAGTAGATAGTGTATTATACTCAAAGACTGCTATGGATATCTGGACTGAGCTGGAAGCAAGGTTTGGTCAATGTAATGGTGCACAATTGTATCGGTTGCAGAAAGAGTTAAGTGAGATGATTCAAGGAAGTTCTGACATGGCTAGCTACTACACAAAGATGAAAAAGATCTGGGATGAGCTGGACACAACATGTGTACACTACTCTTGTGATTGCACTTGTGGTGGTAAGGCAAAAACTTTGAAACCTCTTCAGGATGGTAGGCTTATCCAATTCTTGATAGGGCTCAATGAGACATATGGTGCACTAAGAAGTAGCATTCTGATGTTGTCTTCCCTTCCAACTGTAAATCAGGCCTACTCCCTTTTGATTCAAGATGAAACACAAAGGGAGATCTATATTGGGGTGCATTCTGTAGAATCTGCTTTTATGGCATCACAACAACAGTTTCACAGTCAGAAAAATAGAGAAGGAAAGTTCAAAGGAACTCTCAATGCAAATAAGTCTAATATGTTTTTCAACTATTGCAAAAAATTAGGGCATACAATTGATAAGTGTTACAGAATTGTTGGCTTCCCCCCAGATTTTAAATTCACTAAGTCTAAAAAATATTAA